TCTCGTCTGGTGTGCGACCTCCTTACTCAAGATCAGCAAACTTGGGAAACTTATAAGAACATTAAGTTATAAGCAGATTATTTGAATATTACAAAGAGACCATACCTGTTTATTTAGCAGCACATAGATAACGGGGTTATAGATGGAGGAACTCTTGGAGAAAAAGGCAGGAATGGCCATGAACTGGGCTGTGAAAGGGGCTCCCTTGTTGAAAAAGATCCAAGCTGCAACACTAGCATACGGGGTCCAGGCCACCAGGAAGCCCACTACCATCAGGATGACCATACGTGTCACTTCCCTCTCGGCCTTCTGGGTGGAGGCTGAATCTTGCTGCTGCGCTGCCGCCTGTCAGGTCACAAAACATGTATTGACATACTGTTAAAAACAGTAGTGCAGCCTATGCCATTCCTGTCAACCCTCCTGTTTTTTCATGGATTTGACCTTATggtgttaaaggaaaacaccaccattttcgatattttactatgttgttacctcaacttagacgaattaatacatacctatatcccctcaatgcgtgcacttaaccCTTGCACAGCgcatcatgaatgtgttagcatttagcctagctccattcattccttaggatccaaacaggaatgaatttagaagccaccaaacacttccatgttttccctatttaaagacatgagtagttacacgagtaagtatggtggcacaaaataaaacttttgtttggagccataggaatgaatggggctaggctaaatgctaagcGCCGCACAAAGATCAAAAGTGCACTcaatgaaaaaagataggtatgtattaattcatctaagttgaggtaagaaaatagtaaaatattgaaaaagaagtggtgttttcctttaaggaatGCAACGTGTGTGACCTATGTGTATAACAAGTGGCTTGCAGATGCAAAAAAGCCACACAAATAAAATCATACAATTATCCCATCCATTCCCTTGCAGGACTGGGGTGGGTCCTGTGGTGTTTGAGATTTTCAAAAACCAgtgtaaaaattgcttaccgCCTTCACTGTGCATACAAGACGTCCATATGTGAAAAAGATGACGGTGACTGGAATTATAAAGTGGACAACGAACATGTAGATGACATAGGACTCGTTGTTAAATTTAGGGCTGAGTGTGTAGTAATCTGGCCCACATGAGCACTGCAGGCCCTCGGGAATGTACCTGTAATAacacacatacaaagtcaattaATAACCACTAATATACCACCGTAGTCATTTAGAGTAAGATGTATTAATCCTGGAGCAACATGAGGTTAATGTCTGAGGTTAATAGGGAGGGATAATTTATGAATCGCCCCCTTATGAGTTTCAAACCTTGAATTTTTGGATAATCAGTTCAGATCTGTAAACGCTATGCAATAGTACCTTTTTCCTATATGAACGAAATTGGGGAAATGATGCTTACCTAGACCAGCCGACAAGCGGTGGAGCAGCACACGCCATTGCCATAAACCAGGTAAAGGCAATTCCACCCATAGCGTGTCCTGATGAGAATTTGAAGCTTCCCATGGGCTTACAGACCACGATGTATCGTTCAATAGCCAGCACCACCAGTGACCAGAGCGCTACCTCACCTGTTGGGAAAATAAGACTTAATattttcatttatgcatttggcagatattCTTATTCATAGTGAATTAAAGTGGAGAATTGAACCCACTTAACCTTAAAACCCTACAAACACTAATTGGGTTTTGCATTGTCTAAAAGGGGTGTGACAACCCTAtccatatatacacacatacccCCCAAATCTTGCATAATTACTGACCTCCAAGTGTTGCCATAAAACCTTCA
This sequence is a window from Misgurnus anguillicaudatus chromosome 24, ASM2758022v2, whole genome shotgun sequence. Protein-coding genes within it:
- the LOC129438504 gene encoding green-sensitive opsin-3, with product MPDNMAGLHGFEGENYYIPLSNRTGLVRDPFLYPQYYLADPWQFRCLAFYIFMLICLGFPINGLTLVVTAQHKKLRQPLNFILVNLAVAGMIMVCFGFTITITSAMNGYFILGPMACAVEGFMATLGGEVALWSLVVLAIERYIVVCKPMGSFKFSSGHAMGGIAFTWFMAMACAAPPLVGWSRYIPEGLQCSCGPDYYTLSPKFNNESYVIYMFVVHFIIPVTVIFFTYGRLVCTVKAAAAQQQDSASTQKAEREVTRMVILMVVGFLVAWTPYASVAAWIFFNKGAPFTAQFMAIPAFFSKSSSIYNPVIYVLLNKQFRSCMLTTLFCGKNPMGDEESSVSTSKTEVSSVSPA